One genomic segment of Pseudomonas sp. RU47 includes these proteins:
- a CDS encoding TonB-dependent siderophore receptor, whose product MFAPITRSMTLTLGLCSAAFSAGLLAETEAEKPLKPSNTALELAETNVSAQGLGTTTENTESYTTGAMSTATRLNLSIKETPQSVSVITRQQMDDFKLGTLSEAMRQTTGIVVQHLDSDRVSYSSRGYAINNFQIDGMLNTFDRMKSDSDTIIYDRIEVVRGATGLTTGAGDPSATINMVRKRPTTQWQALAGVSGGSYDNYYSYVDVGGPLAFDGRLRGRTVLAYRDNQSIKDKYALQREVGYGVLEADLTDSTVLAVGYDYQNKHVQGSSWGTVPYWNADGSKAGLGRSTNMATSWSSWPLQDKTAFATLDQQLAGGWRLKAAYTHRDSNTDGKVYYAGTGYPEPDRSGMSAYTSHMIGTQKMQAYDFNVSGPYSLLGREHEMMFGYGEAERRSNSPYTIASPRPRGYGTIRDWKYMGDIAKFSDTVTDLTGAKDDTRQKAGYIATRLSLTDELHAVLGSRYGSWQASSTTNSYNANRQLTKVDYTSQKQNDVWTPYAGLLYDLTPEYTVYVSYTDIFKPQGNRDKNRKYIDPVVGKNYELGLKGSLLEERLNLSTALFWSKQDNVAEVDNSVPADPVTREQFYKSGGKGNKVNGFEAEVSGEILRGWNMTAGYTYTHSVDGESERTNTNQPMNLLRVSTAYRLPGEWQALTVGGAVNWQSDMYGTAPRPVGLDTEETRINQSGYTVVNLMSRYEFDRHLSASLNVNNLFDKKYYDNVGFYDGVYWGDPRTLTVSLDWRL is encoded by the coding sequence ATGTTCGCGCCCATTACCCGTTCCATGACCCTCACCCTCGGTCTGTGCAGCGCTGCCTTCAGCGCCGGTCTGCTGGCTGAAACCGAAGCCGAAAAGCCGCTGAAACCCAGCAACACAGCGCTGGAGCTGGCCGAGACCAACGTCAGTGCGCAAGGCTTGGGCACCACCACCGAAAACACCGAGTCCTACACCACCGGCGCGATGAGCACCGCTACTCGCCTGAACCTGTCGATCAAGGAAACTCCGCAATCTGTCTCGGTGATCACACGTCAGCAGATGGATGATTTCAAACTCGGTACATTGTCCGAGGCCATGCGCCAGACCACGGGCATTGTGGTGCAGCATCTGGATTCCGATCGGGTCAGCTATTCGTCGCGCGGTTATGCGATCAACAACTTCCAGATCGACGGGATGCTCAACACCTTCGATCGCATGAAGTCCGATTCCGACACGATTATTTACGACCGCATCGAGGTAGTACGCGGTGCCACCGGGTTGACCACGGGTGCGGGTGATCCGTCGGCGACCATCAACATGGTGCGCAAGCGCCCGACTACGCAGTGGCAGGCGCTGGCCGGGGTCAGTGGCGGCAGCTACGACAATTACTACAGCTACGTCGATGTCGGCGGGCCGTTGGCTTTCGACGGTCGTCTTCGCGGACGCACGGTGCTGGCCTATCGCGACAACCAGTCGATCAAAGACAAGTACGCGCTGCAACGGGAAGTCGGATATGGCGTGCTCGAGGCGGATCTGACCGATTCCACCGTGCTGGCGGTCGGTTACGACTATCAGAACAAGCATGTGCAAGGTTCGTCCTGGGGCACCGTGCCCTACTGGAATGCCGATGGCAGCAAGGCCGGTCTGGGACGTTCGACCAACATGGCGACGTCGTGGAGTTCCTGGCCGCTGCAGGACAAAACCGCGTTCGCCACTCTCGATCAGCAACTGGCCGGCGGCTGGCGCCTGAAAGCGGCGTACACCCACCGCGACAGCAATACCGACGGCAAGGTCTATTACGCTGGCACCGGATACCCCGAGCCCGACCGCAGCGGCATGAGCGCCTACACCTCGCACATGATCGGCACGCAGAAAATGCAGGCGTATGACTTCAATGTCTCCGGCCCCTACTCGCTGCTGGGCCGCGAGCACGAAATGATGTTCGGCTACGGAGAGGCCGAGCGCCGCTCGAACTCTCCGTACACCATCGCCAGCCCACGCCCCAGAGGTTACGGGACTATCCGCGACTGGAAATACATGGGCGATATCGCCAAATTCAGCGACACCGTCACCGATCTCACCGGCGCCAAGGACGATACCCGGCAGAAAGCCGGATACATCGCCACGCGCCTGAGCCTGACCGATGAACTGCACGCGGTGCTGGGCAGTCGCTACGGCAGCTGGCAAGCCTCCAGCACCACCAACAGCTACAATGCCAATCGACAGCTGACCAAAGTCGATTACACCAGCCAGAAACAGAATGACGTCTGGACGCCTTACGCCGGGCTGCTATATGACCTGACCCCGGAATACACGGTGTACGTGAGTTACACCGACATCTTCAAACCCCAAGGCAATCGCGACAAGAATCGCAAGTACATCGACCCGGTGGTGGGTAAAAACTATGAGCTGGGCCTCAAGGGCAGTTTGCTCGAGGAACGCCTGAATCTGTCCACGGCGCTGTTCTGGAGCAAGCAGGATAATGTCGCTGAAGTGGACAATTCGGTGCCGGCGGATCCGGTTACCCGCGAACAGTTCTACAAGTCCGGTGGCAAGGGCAACAAGGTCAACGGCTTTGAAGCTGAAGTGTCCGGGGAAATTCTTCGTGGCTGGAACATGACTGCCGGATACACCTACACACACTCGGTCGACGGCGAAAGCGAGCGCACCAACACCAATCAGCCCATGAACCTGTTGCGTGTGTCCACCGCGTATCGTCTGCCGGGCGAATGGCAGGCGCTGACCGTGGGCGGCGCGGTGAACTGGCAAAGCGATATGTATGGCACCGCGCCCCGACCGGTTGGCCTCGACACCGAAGAGACACGCATCAACCAGAGCGGCTACACCGTGGTCAACCTGATGTCGCGGTATGAGTTCGACAGGCACCTGTCAGCATCGCTGAACGTCAACAATCTGTTCGACAAGAAATATTATGACAACGTCGGCTTCTACGACGGCGTGTATTGGGGAGATCCGCGCACGCTAACGGTGAGTCTCGACTGGAGGCTCTGA
- the nhaB gene encoding sodium/proton antiporter NhaB → MSGSMAQAFAHNFLGQSPRWYKATIVGFLILNALVLFTVGPVAAGWLLVIEFIFTLAMALKCYPLMPGGLLLIEALLLKMTTPQALYDELVHNFPVILLLMFMVAGIYFMKDLLLFLFSRLLLGVRSKAALALMFCFLSAFLSAFLDALTVTAVIISAAVGFYSVYHRVASGNDPRQDSEFADDQNLPTLHHEDLEQFRAFLRSLLMHGAVGTALGGVCTLVGEPQNLLIGHEMGWHFGEFFTKVAPVSLPVLAAGLVTCVLLEKLRWFGYGTLLPDNVRAVLANYAAEDNAERTARQRAALLVQGAAALILIGCLALHIAEVGLIGLMVIVLITAFTGITDEHRLGSAFKDAMPFTALLVVFFAVVAVIHDQQLFAPLIQWVLALPVEQQPGMLFIANGLLSAISDNVFVATIYITEVKQAFLAGHMSREHFETLAIAINTGTNLPSVATPNGQAAFLFLLTSAIAPLVRLSYGRMVWMALPYTFVMGLLGWYAVSYWL, encoded by the coding sequence ATGTCCGGTTCAATGGCCCAGGCGTTCGCGCACAATTTTCTCGGGCAATCGCCACGTTGGTACAAGGCGACCATCGTCGGTTTTCTGATCCTCAATGCGCTGGTGCTGTTCACGGTTGGCCCGGTCGCGGCCGGCTGGTTGCTGGTGATCGAATTCATCTTCACTCTGGCCATGGCGCTCAAGTGCTATCCGCTGATGCCCGGTGGCTTGCTGTTGATCGAAGCGTTGCTGCTGAAGATGACCACGCCGCAGGCGCTGTACGATGAACTGGTGCACAACTTTCCGGTGATCCTGCTGCTGATGTTCATGGTGGCCGGCATCTACTTCATGAAGGATCTGCTGCTGTTTCTGTTCTCGCGCCTGCTGCTGGGCGTACGTTCAAAAGCGGCGCTGGCGTTGATGTTCTGTTTTCTCTCGGCATTTCTCTCGGCGTTTCTTGATGCCCTGACGGTGACAGCGGTGATCATCAGCGCGGCGGTCGGCTTTTATTCTGTCTATCATCGCGTCGCGTCCGGTAATGATCCGCGCCAGGACAGTGAATTCGCTGACGACCAGAACCTGCCGACACTGCATCACGAAGATCTGGAGCAGTTCCGCGCATTCTTGCGCAGCCTGTTGATGCACGGTGCGGTCGGTACGGCGCTGGGCGGTGTTTGCACATTGGTGGGCGAGCCGCAGAACCTGTTGATCGGCCACGAAATGGGTTGGCACTTCGGCGAGTTCTTCACCAAGGTTGCGCCGGTTTCGCTGCCGGTGCTGGCGGCGGGTCTGGTCACCTGCGTGTTGCTGGAAAAGCTGCGTTGGTTCGGTTACGGCACACTGCTGCCGGACAATGTTCGCGCCGTGCTGGCCAACTATGCCGCCGAAGACAACGCCGAACGCACGGCGCGCCAACGCGCGGCACTGCTGGTGCAAGGCGCTGCGGCCCTGATCCTGATCGGTTGCCTGGCCTTGCACATCGCTGAAGTCGGTTTGATCGGCTTGATGGTGATTGTGCTGATCACCGCGTTTACCGGTATCACTGACGAGCATCGTCTGGGCAGCGCGTTCAAGGACGCCATGCCGTTCACCGCGTTGCTGGTGGTGTTTTTTGCGGTGGTCGCGGTGATTCACGATCAACAGCTGTTTGCACCGCTGATCCAGTGGGTGCTGGCCCTGCCGGTCGAACAACAACCGGGCATGCTGTTTATTGCCAACGGTTTGCTGTCGGCAATCAGTGACAACGTGTTTGTCGCGACGATTTACATCACCGAAGTGAAGCAGGCGTTCCTCGCCGGGCACATGAGTCGTGAGCATTTCGAGACGTTGGCGATCGCGATCAACACCGGCACCAACCTGCCAAGCGTGGCGACGCCGAATGGTCAGGCTGCGTTTCTGTTCCTGCTGACCTCGGCGATTGCGCCGCTGGTGCGCCTGTCGTACGGGCGGATGGTGTGGATGGCGTTGCCGTACACCTTCGTGATGGGGCTGCTGGGTTGGTATGCGGTGAGCTACTGGCTCTGA
- a CDS encoding GNAT family N-acetyltransferase yields MDSTEILVLQASYSNPTHAEAIGIVLNHYAEDPMGGGHSLDPDLLRRLPEELARRPHAFSVLAFVGGEPAGLVNCFEGFSTFACKPLVNVHDVAVVGQFRGLGLSQKMLQKVEEIARQRGCCKITLEVLEGNAVAQNAYGKFGFAPGMFDPNYGRMLFWIKNLQA; encoded by the coding sequence ATGGATTCCACAGAGATTCTTGTACTTCAAGCCAGCTACAGCAATCCAACGCACGCCGAGGCCATCGGTATTGTGCTCAATCATTATGCTGAAGACCCTATGGGCGGCGGTCATTCGCTTGACCCTGATCTGCTGCGTCGGCTGCCTGAAGAACTGGCCCGGCGACCGCATGCGTTCAGCGTGCTGGCCTTTGTCGGTGGCGAACCGGCGGGGCTGGTGAACTGCTTTGAAGGGTTTTCCACGTTTGCCTGCAAACCGCTGGTCAACGTTCACGACGTGGCGGTGGTGGGCCAGTTTCGTGGCCTCGGTCTGAGCCAGAAAATGCTGCAGAAAGTTGAGGAAATTGCCCGCCAGCGTGGCTGCTGCAAGATCACCCTCGAAGTGCTGGAAGGCAACGCCGTCGCGCAGAATGCTTACGGCAAATTCGGCTTCGCGCCAGGCATGTTCGACCCTAATTACGGTCGCATGCTGTTCTGGATCAAGAATTTGCAGGCCTGA
- a CDS encoding DUF3077 domain-containing protein, translating to MTDPTTKSTPRDHIAHHPFRVRPDLSLLDALEHAAVYLNCAEALAHQAPSVARPDHSSSLRWASQQMLANARALVLASIASQHTAQTRGDV from the coding sequence ATGACCGATCCAACCACAAAGTCCACCCCCCGCGACCACATCGCTCACCACCCTTTCCGCGTCCGTCCCGACCTCTCGCTCCTCGACGCCCTCGAACACGCGGCCGTCTACCTCAACTGCGCCGAAGCCCTCGCTCACCAAGCCCCTAGCGTCGCTCGCCCGGATCACAGCAGCTCACTGCGCTGGGCCAGCCAGCAAATGCTCGCCAACGCCCGCGCACTGGTCCTGGCTTCCATCGCCAGTCAGCACACCGCTCAGACCAGAGGTGACGTATGA
- the gnd gene encoding phosphogluconate dehydrogenase (NAD(+)-dependent, decarboxylating) codes for MQLGIIGLGRMGGNIARRLMLNGHTTVVYDRNTAFIDNLVAEGSTGVADLPALVAGLAKPRAVWVMLPAGAPTEDTINTLSTLLEAGDTIIDGGNTNYKDDIRRARTLAEKGLHYIDVGTSGGVWGLERGYCMMIGGDAETVQRLDPLFAALAPGMGDIPRTKDRKSEDHRAEHGYIHAGPAGAGHFVKMIHNGIEYGMMAAFAEGFDILKTKSSERLPEDQRFDLNVADIAEVWRRGSVVSSWLLDLTADALASDPKLDGFSGSVADSGEGQWTIEAAMEQAVPVPVLSNSLFSRYRSRGQGTFGDKILSAQRFGFGGHVETPKK; via the coding sequence ATGCAACTCGGGATTATTGGACTGGGCCGCATGGGCGGCAATATTGCGCGACGTCTGATGCTCAACGGTCACACCACCGTTGTTTACGACCGCAATACCGCTTTCATCGATAACCTGGTCGCCGAGGGCTCCACCGGCGTCGCCGACTTGCCGGCACTGGTTGCCGGCCTGGCCAAACCGCGTGCGGTATGGGTCATGTTGCCGGCCGGCGCACCCACCGAAGACACCATCAACACCCTGAGCACTTTGCTCGAAGCCGGCGACACCATCATCGACGGCGGTAACACCAACTATAAGGATGACATTCGCCGGGCCAGGACTTTGGCCGAAAAAGGCCTGCACTACATCGACGTCGGCACCTCGGGCGGCGTTTGGGGCCTGGAGCGCGGCTATTGCATGATGATCGGCGGCGACGCCGAAACCGTGCAGCGCCTCGACCCGTTGTTCGCTGCTCTGGCGCCGGGCATGGGTGACATTCCGCGCACCAAGGATCGCAAGTCTGAAGATCATCGTGCCGAGCACGGTTACATCCACGCCGGTCCTGCCGGTGCCGGGCACTTCGTGAAGATGATTCACAACGGCATCGAGTACGGCATGATGGCCGCGTTTGCCGAAGGCTTCGACATCCTCAAGACCAAATCCAGCGAGCGCCTGCCGGAAGATCAGCGTTTCGACCTGAACGTGGCCGACATTGCTGAAGTGTGGCGTCGTGGCAGCGTGGTGTCTTCGTGGCTGCTGGACCTGACCGCCGATGCGCTGGCCAGCGATCCGAAGCTCGACGGTTTCTCCGGTTCCGTCGCTGACAGCGGCGAAGGTCAATGGACCATCGAAGCGGCCATGGAACAAGCGGTGCCGGTACCGGTGCTGTCGAACTCGCTGTTCTCGCGCTACCGCTCGCGCGGCCAGGGCACCTTTGGCGACAAGATTCTTTCGGCCCAGCGCTTTGGCTTCGGCGGCCACGTGGAGACACCGAAGAAATGA
- a CDS encoding short-chain dehydrogenase, with protein sequence MKAHLSMTHNEDSIPVLLVSTEAPLDVLHASAASRFLAVTQMMESLASLDISSAKGADVQQLAHAAAMLLRDGCDVMDVLGRQIQLRV encoded by the coding sequence ATGAAAGCGCACCTTTCGATGACCCACAACGAGGACAGCATTCCGGTTTTACTGGTCTCCACCGAAGCACCACTGGATGTCTTGCACGCTAGTGCGGCCAGTCGCTTTCTGGCGGTGACGCAAATGATGGAAAGCCTCGCCAGTCTGGATATCTCGTCCGCCAAAGGTGCTGATGTGCAGCAACTGGCCCATGCGGCGGCGATGTTGTTGCGTGATGGCTGTGACGTGATGGATGTGTTGGGCCGGCAGATTCAATTGCGCGTCTGA
- a CDS encoding SelB domain-containing protein, producing MAQGYVALKTCLEVSLKRRSLKGKKYLEYFDRIGVTRRIGESR from the coding sequence ATGGCGCAAGGATATGTAGCCTTGAAGACGTGTCTTGAGGTGTCTCTTAAACGCAGGAGTTTAAAAGGCAAAAAGTATCTGGAGTATTTTGATCGCATCGGCGTGACAAGGCGTATCGGTGAATCCCGCTAG
- a CDS encoding HAD family hydrolase — protein MSDVPKQPIRFLLSDMDGTLLLPDHTLSQRTIDAVRSLREAGVLFSLATGRPPKAMLQQIEALGVDLPTAAFNGGTIVNPDGSLLVAHYLPATTALIALALFADQPDVEIWVFSGGDWLLKDPHGPMVPREQHGLGYPPVVVESFEPYLQRIDKIVATSNNTELLIELEALLLPKVNGMAQVSRSQPVYLDVTALEANKGTALATLAEHLGIPLEQTAAIGDGGNDPAMFHCAGLSIAMGQAEEAVKRQADVVTAPNTEDGVAQAIEQYILPH, from the coding sequence ATGAGTGATGTGCCGAAACAACCCATCCGTTTTCTGCTCAGCGACATGGACGGCACACTGTTGCTGCCGGATCACACGCTGAGCCAACGCACCATCGACGCGGTGCGTTCGCTGCGGGAGGCGGGCGTGTTGTTCAGCCTCGCCACCGGCCGGCCACCGAAAGCCATGCTGCAACAAATCGAAGCCCTGGGTGTTGATTTGCCGACGGCGGCGTTCAATGGCGGCACTATCGTCAACCCGGATGGCAGTTTGCTGGTCGCGCATTACCTGCCGGCTACCACCGCACTGATTGCGCTGGCGCTGTTCGCTGATCAACCGGACGTTGAAATCTGGGTGTTCAGCGGCGGCGATTGGCTGCTCAAGGATCCGCACGGGCCGATGGTGCCGCGCGAACAGCACGGCCTCGGTTATCCACCCGTCGTGGTGGAGAGTTTCGAGCCGTATCTGCAGCGCATCGACAAGATTGTCGCGACCAGCAACAACACGGAACTGTTGATCGAACTGGAAGCTCTACTGTTGCCGAAAGTCAACGGGATGGCGCAGGTGTCGCGTTCGCAACCGGTTTATCTCGACGTGACGGCGCTAGAGGCCAACAAGGGCACCGCACTGGCGACTTTGGCCGAGCACTTGGGCATACCGCTGGAGCAGACCGCTGCGATTGGTGATGGCGGTAACGACCCGGCGATGTTTCATTGCGCAGGCCTGTCGATTGCCATGGGGCAGGCGGAGGAGGCGGTGAAGCGCCAAGCCGACGTGGTCACCGCGCCGAACACCGAAGACGGCGTGGCCCAGGCGATCGAGCAATACATCCTCCCTCACTGA
- a CDS encoding DUF6026 family protein codes for MGTVHTAMPPQTLYVTIRRDELRQLKNERDQLKQELAQLRLLTQGAQPQPLPVVQRHPHA; via the coding sequence ATGGGCACAGTACACACAGCAATGCCGCCACAAACCCTGTACGTGACGATTCGTCGCGATGAATTGCGTCAGTTGAAAAACGAACGCGACCAGTTGAAGCAGGAGCTGGCGCAACTGCGCCTGTTGACCCAGGGTGCGCAACCGCAACCTTTGCCGGTCGTTCAGCGTCATCCCCACGCCTGA
- the zwf gene encoding glucose-6-phosphate dehydrogenase — protein sequence MTHTIRRKSKAEPAPPTTLFLFGAHGDLVKRLLMPALYNLSRDGLLDDNLRIVGVDHNAITDEAFAQKLEDFIRTEVAAKVGKGDQMLDPALWAKLAKGISYVQGDFLDDSTYSALAAKIADSGTGNAVFYLATAPRFFSEVVRRLGSAGLLEETPQAFRRVVIEKPFGSDLHTAEALNACLLKVMSEKQIYRIDHYLGKETVQNILVSRFSNSLFEAFWNNHYIDHVQITAAETVGVETRGSFYEHTGALRDMVPNHLFQLLAMVAMEPPAAFGADAVRGEKAKVVGAIRPWTTEEARANSVRGQYSAGEVDGKALNGYRQEPNVSPDSTTETYVALKVMIDNWRWVGVPFYLRTGKRMSVRDTEIVICFKPAPYAQFRDTEVDELQPTYLRIQIQPNEGMWFDLLAKRPGPALNMANIELGFAYKDFFEMQPSTGYETLIYDCLTGDQTLFQRADNIENGWRAVQPFLDAWQQDASVQAYAAGEDGPQAAEDLLTRDGRVWHGLG from the coding sequence ATGACCCATACGATCCGCAGAAAATCCAAGGCAGAACCCGCACCACCGACCACGCTGTTTTTGTTCGGTGCCCACGGCGACCTGGTCAAGCGCTTGCTGATGCCGGCGCTGTACAACCTCAGTCGCGACGGCTTGCTTGACGACAATCTGCGGATCGTCGGCGTTGACCACAACGCCATTACCGATGAGGCCTTCGCGCAAAAGCTCGAAGACTTCATCCGTACCGAAGTGGCGGCGAAAGTCGGCAAGGGCGATCAGATGCTTGATCCGGCCTTGTGGGCCAAGCTCGCCAAAGGTATCAGCTACGTCCAGGGCGACTTTCTGGACGACAGCACCTATTCAGCGCTGGCGGCGAAAATCGCCGACAGCGGCACCGGCAATGCGGTGTTCTACCTGGCCACCGCGCCGCGTTTCTTCAGTGAAGTGGTGCGCCGACTCGGCAGCGCCGGTTTGCTTGAAGAAACCCCGCAAGCGTTCAGAAGGGTGGTGATCGAGAAGCCGTTCGGCTCTGACCTGCACACCGCCGAAGCGTTGAACGCCTGTTTGCTCAAGGTGATGTCCGAGAAGCAGATCTATCGGATCGACCATTATCTGGGCAAGGAAACCGTGCAGAACATTCTGGTCAGCCGGTTCTCCAACAGCCTGTTCGAAGCGTTCTGGAACAATCACTACATCGACCACGTGCAGATCACCGCAGCTGAAACCGTCGGTGTCGAAACCCGTGGCAGTTTTTACGAGCACACCGGCGCACTGCGTGACATGGTGCCCAATCACCTGTTCCAGTTGCTCGCCATGGTGGCGATGGAACCACCGGCGGCGTTCGGCGCTGACGCGGTGCGCGGCGAGAAGGCCAAGGTGGTCGGGGCGATTCGTCCATGGACGACCGAAGAAGCCCGCGCCAACTCGGTTCGCGGCCAGTACAGCGCCGGCGAAGTCGATGGCAAAGCGTTGAATGGCTACCGCCAGGAGCCCAACGTATCCCCTGACAGCACCACGGAAACCTACGTGGCGCTGAAGGTGATGATCGACAACTGGCGTTGGGTCGGCGTGCCGTTCTACCTGCGCACCGGCAAGCGCATGAGTGTGCGCGACACCGAGATCGTCATTTGCTTCAAACCCGCGCCTTACGCGCAGTTCCGTGACACCGAAGTCGACGAATTGCAGCCGACTTACCTGCGTATCCAGATCCAGCCGAACGAAGGCATGTGGTTCGACCTGCTGGCCAAACGGCCGGGGCCAGCGTTGAACATGGCCAACATCGAGCTGGGTTTTGCTTACAAAGACTTTTTCGAGATGCAGCCGTCGACGGGGTACGAAACCTTGATCTACGACTGCCTGACTGGCGATCAGACGCTGTTCCAGCGTGCCGACAACATCGAGAACGGCTGGCGCGCTGTGCAGCCGTTCCTTGATGCCTGGCAACAGGACGCGAGCGTGCAGGCCTATGCCGCGGGTGAGGACGGCCCGCAAGCTGCCGAAGATCTGCTGACTCGCGATGGTCGCGTCTGGCATGGCCTCGGATGA
- a CDS encoding phosphoethanolamine transferase CptA, giving the protein MALFKRSKTTATGFDWAGFLWLFVFFWYFSGITQLLIQLTGTSGFTGFRQAFVMSAIWLAPMLLFPKRTKLLAAIIGVVLWACSMASLGYFFIYEQEFSQSVIFIMFESNVSEAGEYMTQYFAWWMVPAFLAHTAFAYFLWTRLRPVYMPRGRAFVAAMAILIAVIGYPLVKQTLRMGTFAQGFEKFETRIEPAVPWQMVVAYHRYQETLADMQGMLHNVSKIPPLKNLKDASADQPKTLVLVIGESTNRQRMSLYGYQRNTTPELDKLKDQLAVFDNVVTPRPYTIEALQQVLTFADEENPDLYLSTPSLVSMMKQAGYKTFWITNQQTMTKRNTMLTTFSEQADEQVYLNNNRNQNAAQYDGDVIEPFNKALADAAPRKLIVVHLLGTHMSYQYRYPPTFDKFQDRNGVPPGVRDDQVPTYNSYDNAVLYNDFVVSSLIKDYAKSDPNGFLLYLSDHGEDVFDSVGHKTLGRNENKPTAPMYTIPFMAWASPKWKANHDWNFAGDLDRPYSSSHLIHTWADLAGLSFDELDHSKSLVSDSFKVRPLLIGDPYQTDQRALIDFSLMKPKKPTATVADAVEQ; this is encoded by the coding sequence ATGGCATTGTTCAAACGCAGCAAAACGACTGCGACAGGTTTCGATTGGGCCGGTTTTCTCTGGCTGTTTGTATTCTTCTGGTACTTCTCGGGTATCACCCAACTGCTGATCCAGTTGACCGGCACTTCCGGCTTCACCGGGTTCCGTCAGGCGTTCGTCATGAGCGCGATCTGGCTGGCGCCGATGCTGCTGTTCCCCAAACGCACCAAACTGCTCGCCGCCATCATCGGCGTGGTGTTGTGGGCCTGCTCGATGGCCAGCCTGGGCTACTTCTTCATCTATGAGCAGGAATTCTCCCAGAGCGTCATCTTCATCATGTTCGAGTCGAACGTGTCCGAAGCCGGCGAGTACATGACCCAATACTTTGCCTGGTGGATGGTCCCTGCGTTCCTCGCACACACTGCCTTCGCTTACTTCCTGTGGACGCGTCTGCGCCCGGTGTACATGCCCCGTGGCCGTGCATTCGTCGCAGCAATGGCCATTCTGATTGCAGTGATCGGTTATCCGCTGGTCAAGCAAACCCTGCGCATGGGCACCTTCGCCCAAGGCTTCGAGAAATTCGAAACCCGCATTGAGCCAGCGGTGCCATGGCAGATGGTCGTGGCCTATCACCGTTATCAGGAAACCCTTGCCGACATGCAGGGCATGCTGCACAACGTGAGCAAGATCCCGCCGCTGAAAAATCTCAAGGATGCCTCGGCCGATCAGCCGAAGACCCTGGTGCTGGTCATCGGTGAATCGACCAACCGCCAGCGCATGAGCCTCTACGGTTATCAGCGCAACACCACGCCGGAACTCGACAAGCTCAAGGATCAACTGGCGGTGTTCGACAACGTCGTCACCCCTCGCCCCTACACCATTGAGGCGTTGCAGCAGGTTCTGACCTTTGCCGACGAAGAAAATCCGGATCTGTACCTGTCGACGCCGTCGCTGGTCAGCATGATGAAACAGGCAGGCTACAAAACCTTCTGGATCACCAACCAGCAGACCATGACCAAGCGCAACACCATGCTCACGACCTTCTCAGAGCAGGCCGACGAACAGGTGTACCTGAACAACAACCGCAACCAGAACGCCGCGCAATACGATGGTGACGTGATCGAGCCGTTCAACAAGGCGCTGGCTGACGCGGCACCGCGCAAGCTGATCGTTGTGCATTTGCTCGGCACACACATGAGCTACCAGTACCGCTATCCGCCGACGTTCGACAAATTCCAGGACCGCAACGGCGTGCCACCGGGCGTGCGTGATGATCAGGTGCCAACCTACAACAGCTACGACAACGCCGTGCTGTACAACGACTTTGTGGTGTCGAGCCTGATCAAGGATTACGCCAAATCCGATCCGAACGGCTTCCTGCTGTACCTCTCGGACCACGGTGAAGACGTGTTCGACTCGGTGGGCCACAAGACCCTGGGCCGCAACGAAAACAAACCGACCGCGCCGATGTACACCATTCCGTTCATGGCCTGGGCGTCGCCGAAGTGGAAGGCCAACCACGACTGGAACTTCGCCGGCGACCTCGATCGCCCGTACAGCAGCTCGCACCTGATCCACACCTGGGCCGACCTCGCCGGTTTGAGTTTCGATGAACTCGACCACAGCAAGAGCCTGGTCAGCGACAGCTTCAAGGTACGGCCACTGCTGATCGGCGATCCGTATCAGACCGATCAGCGTGCACTGATCGACTTCAGTTTGATGAAGCCGAAGAAACCGACCGCAACCGTCGCTGACGCCGTGGAGCAATAA